In Paraburkholderia aromaticivorans, a single window of DNA contains:
- a CDS encoding toll/interleukin-1 receptor domain-containing protein, with amino-acid sequence MKEDPERQWETLLDSIEDGRVIPVIGPELVLLPDDGTLVPVDQWISKRLLKRLNLPESGLPKRLTYNDVVSKYLSDGGDRQEIYSDIYAILKPGIALADDHALRDLASIEPFKLFVLLTCDPALAQAIDDARPQQRAQRIAYAPNNVCDLPVPFEDLTQPVVFHLLGKACCAPEFVTCEEDLLEFLHALQDRQRQPENLFDALREHYLLILGCGLNDWVTRFFLRASRGAGLSQSRRFCETLVGEQADDAAGLLLFLENFSRKTHVIKTSSYAFVKELARRWRLRHHDGNPLPPRPVAAAPVVKMIARGAIFLSYASENREAAKQLANALSVHKLDVWFDREALQPGDDWDEKIRRNVERCSLFLPVVSRETLRESNRRRYFWREWNSASRIADGIAASEPFIVPVVIDDTHMDSADALPGCFSRVQAIDAPGGKIDTTSVRRLVKLVQEFHRRQPTH; translated from the coding sequence ATGAAGGAAGATCCTGAGCGTCAATGGGAAACGCTCCTCGATTCAATCGAGGATGGCCGCGTCATCCCGGTGATCGGCCCTGAACTCGTGCTGCTTCCCGACGACGGCACGCTCGTACCAGTTGACCAGTGGATTTCTAAGAGGCTGCTTAAGAGACTAAACCTGCCTGAATCCGGTCTTCCAAAGCGGCTCACGTACAACGACGTGGTGTCGAAGTACCTGAGCGACGGCGGCGACCGGCAGGAAATCTATTCGGATATCTATGCCATTCTCAAACCAGGCATCGCGCTCGCAGACGATCATGCATTGCGCGATCTCGCATCCATCGAACCATTCAAGCTGTTCGTATTGCTGACCTGCGACCCCGCGCTCGCGCAAGCTATCGATGACGCCAGGCCGCAGCAGCGCGCGCAAAGGATCGCCTATGCGCCGAACAACGTCTGCGACCTGCCCGTGCCGTTCGAGGATCTGACGCAGCCGGTCGTATTCCATCTGCTCGGCAAGGCATGCTGCGCACCCGAATTCGTGACCTGCGAAGAGGACCTGCTCGAATTTCTGCACGCGCTGCAGGACCGGCAGCGTCAACCCGAAAATCTCTTCGATGCGCTGCGCGAGCATTACCTGCTCATTCTCGGTTGCGGCCTCAACGACTGGGTCACGCGCTTCTTCCTGCGTGCATCGCGCGGCGCGGGGCTCTCGCAATCGCGCAGGTTCTGCGAAACCCTCGTCGGCGAACAGGCCGATGACGCCGCCGGCCTGCTGCTCTTTCTCGAGAACTTCAGCCGCAAGACACACGTGATCAAGACGAGCTCTTACGCGTTCGTGAAGGAACTGGCGCGTCGCTGGCGCCTCAGGCATCATGACGGCAACCCGCTGCCGCCTCGGCCCGTCGCCGCCGCGCCGGTCGTGAAGATGATTGCGCGTGGCGCCATCTTCCTCAGCTATGCAAGCGAGAACCGGGAAGCGGCGAAGCAGCTCGCCAACGCACTGAGCGTACACAAACTCGACGTATGGTTCGATCGCGAAGCGCTGCAGCCGGGCGACGACTGGGACGAGAAGATCCGCCGCAACGTCGAGCGATGTTCGTTATTCCTGCCCGTCGTGTCGCGCGAAACGCTCCGCGAATCCAACCGCCGCCGCTATTTCTGGAGAGAATGGAACAGCGCGAGCCGAATCGCGGATGGCATCGCCGCCAGCGAGCCGTTCATTGTGCCGGTCGTGATCGACGATACTCACATGGACAGCGCCGACGCGCTGCCCGGCTGCTTCAGCCGCGTTCAGGCGATCGACGCGCCCGGTGGAAAGATCGACACGACATCTGTGCGCCGGCTCGTGAAGCTCGTGCAGGAATTCCATCGGCGTCAACCGACGCATTGA
- a CDS encoding recombinase family protein — protein sequence MIARVTLGEVGIILSYEVTRLARNCTDWYPLLDLCGFRQCLIGDRDGVYDPGSANGRLLLGLKGTISEVELHTLRGRLTAGLLNKAKRGELALLLPAGLERDTNGMVHKDPNQEVQDRVSLIFTTFLGLGSVGKVMRRFRDHALTLPRRDRFGDIIWRSPTANMLTAILKNPAYAGAFVYGRTRSCHSTYANGKLITERCPMSEWKIVVKDRYPVYLDWERFEQVQAMLRDNHAEYQRNQTRGIPRDGAAVLQGIVWCGQCGHKMAVQYKNANRYVCNYLLRSQGGQLCQHLPADLIDARVVEAFLAAVGPAELETWAGANHARQQTRDAANRAEVQQVERLRYQALLAERQYNRVDPDNRLIAAELERRWETALRELRQAEDALARHQVEACKPEALSAEEQNDFLALGTQLPEIWQRPQVNRESKKALLRSLIDKVILHRVTRDRIAIRVVWRGGEISQLEVEPRVHAARALTRGAEMEARVLELARQGIDDATIAGILSQEGYHSARCSHVPARTVQLIRQRHRVLHDARSMRARHISGWLTVADVAQSLQVSTSWIKRRIRDGVICVQRDSHDKRFLFPNTPESISALHELKSGVRNHLVIAPRANT from the coding sequence GTGATTGCCCGCGTGACCCTGGGCGAGGTCGGCATCATCCTCTCGTACGAAGTAACCCGGCTTGCACGTAATTGCACGGACTGGTATCCCTTGCTGGATCTGTGTGGGTTTCGCCAATGTCTTATCGGCGATCGCGATGGCGTATATGATCCGGGTTCTGCGAACGGACGCCTTTTGCTGGGTTTGAAGGGCACGATTTCCGAGGTCGAGTTGCACACCCTGCGTGGCCGCCTGACGGCCGGACTGCTGAACAAGGCAAAGCGCGGTGAACTGGCGTTGCTGCTACCCGCAGGACTCGAGCGCGACACCAACGGCATGGTGCATAAAGATCCGAACCAGGAGGTGCAGGATCGGGTATCGCTGATCTTTACGACGTTTCTGGGTCTTGGGTCGGTGGGCAAAGTAATGCGCCGCTTCCGCGATCACGCGCTGACCTTGCCGCGGCGCGACCGGTTTGGCGACATCATCTGGCGTTCACCAACGGCCAATATGCTCACGGCGATTCTGAAGAATCCTGCCTACGCGGGTGCGTTCGTCTATGGTCGAACCCGGTCGTGCCATTCGACTTATGCCAACGGCAAGCTCATCACAGAACGCTGTCCTATGTCAGAATGGAAAATCGTCGTGAAAGACCGTTATCCTGTCTACCTCGACTGGGAACGTTTCGAACAGGTCCAGGCCATGTTGCGCGATAACCATGCGGAATATCAGCGAAACCAGACGCGCGGGATACCCCGCGACGGTGCAGCCGTGCTCCAGGGCATCGTCTGGTGCGGGCAATGCGGTCACAAGATGGCGGTGCAGTACAAGAATGCGAACAGGTACGTCTGTAACTATCTGCTGCGTAGTCAGGGTGGCCAACTATGCCAGCACCTCCCTGCTGACCTTATTGATGCGCGGGTCGTGGAGGCCTTCCTCGCGGCAGTTGGACCCGCGGAGCTCGAAACGTGGGCGGGTGCAAACCATGCAAGACAGCAGACCCGTGATGCCGCCAACCGGGCAGAGGTGCAGCAGGTCGAACGGCTACGCTATCAGGCGCTCCTGGCCGAGCGCCAATACAATCGCGTCGATCCGGATAACCGTCTGATTGCTGCCGAGCTTGAACGGCGGTGGGAAACGGCGCTGCGCGAACTGCGACAGGCGGAGGATGCGCTTGCCCGTCATCAGGTTGAGGCATGCAAACCGGAGGCGCTCAGTGCTGAAGAGCAAAATGACTTTCTTGCGCTCGGTACCCAGCTACCGGAAATCTGGCAGCGACCGCAAGTCAATCGCGAGAGCAAGAAGGCCCTGCTGCGTTCCCTGATTGATAAAGTGATCCTGCACCGGGTAACGCGTGATCGGATCGCAATCCGTGTTGTCTGGCGAGGTGGTGAGATCTCCCAACTGGAGGTCGAGCCGCGTGTGCATGCCGCGCGGGCACTCACCAGGGGCGCCGAGATGGAAGCCCGCGTGCTTGAACTTGCCCGGCAGGGCATCGACGATGCCACAATAGCCGGAATACTGTCCCAGGAGGGGTATCACTCGGCCCGATGCAGCCATGTCCCGGCACGGACCGTACAGCTCATCCGGCAGCGTCATCGTGTATTGCACGACGCCAGATCAATGCGTGCGCGGCACATCTCTGGATGGTTGACCGTTGCCGATGTCGCGCAATCCCTGCAGGTTTCGACCTCGTGGATCAAGCGACGCATCCGCGACGGCGTCATCTGTGTCCAGCGCGATTCGCATGACAAACGTTTCCTGTTTCCCAATACCCCGGAGAGCATATCCGCTCTCCATGAGCTCAAATCGGGCGTGCGAAACCATCTCGTTATCGCCCCGCGAGCAAACACATGA
- a CDS encoding recombinase family protein yields MKGTLSEMELSTFRQRSQAALDQKAKRGELFTSVPIGYVRAPGDRIEKDPDLRIREALDLVFRKFREFGSVRQVLLWIRQERIELPAVNYGPDGRNIVWKLPVYNTLLHILTNPTYGGAYAFGKTRTIARIVDGRKRVYAGNPLRREDWQALIIEHHAGYISWDEYEANRKLITHNANMKGNMVRGAVKRGSSLLAGLLRCGHCGRKLHVAYSGTKGTVARYNCQGSMINHGGPRCISFGAVRVDYRVSEEVLHQLQPLGIRASLEAIERARTEQDERVRHKELALEQARYEATRARRQYDAIEPENRLVAAELERRWNETLKTQAQLQTELDVIREQSLTTLGKGARDELLRLGEDLPRLWHNPASSVEIKKRILRTVIKELVVTKMDDTIRALVHWQGGDHTEIVFEKNRPGEHRWATDIETVDIVRSLARTLPDQAIAAVINRLGKRTARGHTWTAARVCSLRSHHCIATYREGERQERGELTVAEVSALVAVSGPTVIRLIRVGRLSASQACPGAPWIIRQSDVDAYLARQADSGPQSADPNQLSIDLQ; encoded by the coding sequence ATGAAGGGCACGCTTTCCGAGATGGAGCTCTCCACGTTTCGCCAACGATCGCAGGCGGCGCTTGACCAGAAGGCCAAACGCGGCGAGCTGTTCACCTCGGTGCCAATCGGTTATGTGCGTGCGCCGGGTGATCGTATTGAGAAGGATCCTGACCTTCGGATTCGCGAAGCGCTCGATCTGGTGTTCCGCAAGTTTCGCGAGTTTGGTAGCGTCAGGCAAGTGCTTTTATGGATCCGGCAGGAACGCATCGAGTTACCTGCGGTGAACTATGGACCGGACGGGCGCAACATTGTCTGGAAGCTTCCTGTCTATAACACCTTGCTGCACATCCTGACGAATCCGACGTATGGTGGTGCGTACGCCTTTGGCAAGACCCGGACCATTGCGCGCATCGTGGATGGCCGCAAGCGGGTCTATGCAGGCAACCCCCTTCGGCGCGAGGACTGGCAGGCCTTGATCATCGAGCATCATGCAGGCTACATTAGCTGGGACGAGTACGAGGCGAACCGCAAATTGATTACCCACAACGCGAACATGAAGGGCAACATGGTCCGCGGCGCGGTCAAGCGCGGCAGTTCATTACTGGCGGGGTTGCTACGTTGTGGTCATTGCGGCCGCAAATTGCACGTTGCCTATTCGGGTACTAAAGGGACCGTTGCCCGCTACAACTGCCAGGGCAGCATGATCAATCACGGTGGCCCTCGCTGTATCTCGTTCGGCGCGGTTCGTGTTGACTATCGGGTCTCTGAAGAAGTCTTGCACCAACTACAGCCGCTTGGGATTCGTGCATCACTTGAAGCCATTGAGCGCGCCCGAACGGAACAGGATGAACGGGTACGACACAAGGAGTTGGCCCTTGAACAGGCTCGGTATGAAGCTACGCGTGCGCGCCGGCAATACGATGCAATTGAACCCGAGAATCGGCTTGTTGCTGCCGAACTCGAACGACGCTGGAATGAAACGCTGAAGACTCAGGCGCAATTGCAGACCGAGCTCGACGTCATACGCGAACAGTCTCTAACGACGCTGGGTAAAGGGGCACGTGACGAGCTTTTGCGACTGGGCGAGGACCTGCCCCGGCTATGGCATAACCCGGCCAGTTCCGTGGAGATCAAGAAGCGGATACTAAGGACTGTGATCAAGGAGCTCGTAGTCACAAAGATGGACGACACCATTCGCGCACTCGTGCATTGGCAAGGCGGTGACCATACCGAAATCGTCTTCGAGAAGAACCGGCCAGGTGAGCATCGCTGGGCGACGGATATCGAAACTGTAGACATCGTTCGATCATTGGCAAGAACTCTGCCGGACCAGGCGATCGCAGCAGTCATTAACCGGCTGGGCAAACGTACGGCGAGAGGTCACACATGGACGGCCGCAAGAGTCTGCTCGTTGCGCAGTCACCATTGCATAGCAACGTATCGCGAAGGCGAGCGGCAGGAGCGCGGTGAATTGACCGTCGCCGAGGTCTCAGCTCTCGTGGCCGTTAGTGGGCCGACCGTCATCCGCCTGATTCGAGTGGGAAGGTTGTCCGCGTCGCAAGCATGTCCCGGCGCACCCTGGATCATCCGCCAGTCGGATGTTGATGCTTATCTCGCGCGGCAGGCTGATAGCGGTCCGCAGTCAGCGGATCCCAATCAACTATCCATTGATCTTCAATAA
- a CDS encoding IS5 family transposase: MKQQTLAMAADQGAGFEQYRRPTKRDVFLETMEQIVPWAQLCEVVEPYYPKGQGGRPPVGLERMLRMHFLQHWFNLADEACEEALLDSTALRRFVGIDLGRERVPDGTTLLKFRRLLERNKLGEQLFAKVGEVLQGRGLKVGSGTIVDATIIGAPSSTKNADKARDPEMHQTRKGQQWYFGMKLHIGVDSQTGLAHSAVVTAANVHDKHPLPALLHGGEQRVYGDSAYASQKELIASKAPKAKDFTNQRVRNRSGEVDEARRSKNRSKSKIRARVEHVFAVVKRLWGFGKVRYRGLAKNATRAFTTLALANIYMSRTRLMAQLRP, encoded by the coding sequence ATGAAACAACAGACCCTTGCGATGGCGGCCGATCAAGGCGCCGGATTTGAACAGTACCGTCGGCCAACCAAACGCGATGTGTTCCTTGAGACGATGGAGCAGATCGTGCCGTGGGCGCAGTTGTGCGAGGTTGTCGAGCCGTACTATCCGAAGGGTCAGGGCGGTCGCCCGCCAGTGGGTCTGGAGCGCATGCTGCGCATGCACTTTCTGCAGCACTGGTTCAACCTGGCCGATGAAGCCTGCGAGGAAGCGCTGCTGGATAGCACCGCATTGCGGCGATTCGTCGGCATTGACCTGGGGCGCGAGCGCGTTCCTGATGGTACGACGCTCTTGAAGTTCCGGCGGCTGCTGGAGCGCAACAAGCTCGGCGAGCAATTGTTCGCCAAGGTCGGCGAGGTACTGCAAGGGCGCGGACTGAAGGTAGGCAGCGGCACCATCGTGGATGCCACCATCATCGGTGCGCCGAGTTCCACAAAGAATGCGGACAAGGCGCGAGATCCCGAAATGCATCAGACGAGGAAGGGCCAGCAGTGGTACTTCGGCATGAAGTTGCACATCGGTGTGGATAGCCAGACGGGTCTGGCACACAGCGCGGTAGTGACAGCGGCGAACGTGCACGACAAGCATCCGCTGCCGGCGCTGCTGCATGGCGGCGAGCAGCGTGTGTACGGTGACAGCGCCTATGCGAGCCAGAAGGAACTCATCGCCAGCAAGGCGCCGAAAGCCAAGGACTTCACCAACCAGCGTGTGCGCAATCGCAGTGGTGAAGTCGATGAAGCCAGGCGCTCGAAAAACCGCAGCAAGTCGAAGATTCGTGCCCGGGTCGAACACGTCTTTGCGGTGGTCAAGCGGCTGTGGGGGTTCGGCAAGGTGCGCTATCGCGGCCTCGCGAAGAACGCCACGCGCGCCTTTACCACACTCGCGCTGGCCAACATCTACATGAGCCGCACGCGGCTGATGGCACAGCTGCGTCCATGA
- a CDS encoding ATP-binding protein produces the protein MSLQTSRPVDPSLHPLVTGNYRIATPAIETFYELVMSCLRYRVMGARIHGAPRIGKTRAIEYVRLLLAREYPKMTSFHARCEHKPRHAEGPFFANLLEAVGDHDPNAGTAPEKRMRLSLRIREAAARAGSGTALLFCDEAQRYNENEYEWLRDVHDALDRQQIRLFTFLVGQQELLAQKNALQMAGKTQIVARLMVEELAFYGIRNAEDVATCLNGYDQTAYPEDTTWSFTRFYVPEAFDAGYRLVSDAAVLWNAFEAAHHRSSFLGHLEIPMESFVRAVEIVLKDSNLLDAPGYCPDEALWAHAVRRCGYVQSRHATGRVLVHA, from the coding sequence ATGTCGCTTCAAACCTCGCGTCCGGTCGACCCTTCCCTGCACCCCCTCGTCACAGGAAATTACCGGATTGCGACGCCGGCGATCGAAACGTTTTATGAGCTTGTGATGAGTTGCCTCCGCTACCGTGTCATGGGGGCACGGATTCACGGCGCGCCCCGGATCGGCAAGACACGGGCAATAGAATACGTCCGCCTCCTGCTCGCCAGAGAATACCCAAAAATGACGAGCTTTCATGCCCGTTGCGAACACAAGCCGCGGCACGCGGAAGGGCCTTTTTTCGCCAACTTGCTCGAAGCCGTCGGCGACCACGATCCGAACGCGGGTACCGCTCCTGAAAAGCGGATGCGGCTCTCGCTACGCATCCGGGAGGCGGCCGCGCGCGCTGGAAGCGGCACGGCTCTACTCTTCTGCGATGAGGCGCAACGCTACAACGAGAACGAATACGAATGGCTACGCGACGTACACGATGCGCTTGATCGCCAGCAGATCAGGCTCTTCACGTTTCTTGTCGGCCAGCAAGAACTTCTTGCGCAGAAGAACGCACTGCAGATGGCCGGCAAGACACAGATCGTTGCACGTCTCATGGTCGAGGAACTGGCGTTCTACGGCATCCGGAACGCCGAAGACGTTGCCACCTGTCTAAACGGATACGATCAGACAGCGTATCCGGAGGATACAACGTGGAGCTTTACGAGGTTCTATGTGCCGGAGGCGTTTGATGCGGGATATCGACTTGTGAGTGATGCGGCAGTGCTATGGAACGCGTTCGAGGCAGCACATCACAGATCAAGCTTCTTAGGCCATCTTGAAATTCCGATGGAATCGTTCGTGCGGGCCGTCGAGATTGTGCTCAAGGATAGCAACCTGCTGGACGCTCCCGGATACTGCCCGGATGAGGCACTATGGGCACACGCAGTGCGTCGTTGCGGTTACGTCCAGTCCCGTCATGCAACGGGCCGTGTACTTGTTCATGCGTGA
- a CDS encoding recombinase family protein encodes MSKIGTEHLSRQAYVYVRQSTLDQVRHNRESQLRQYGLADRARGLGWPDVTVIDDDLGRSGSGTHRPGFERLLVALCSGEVGAVFCIEASRLARNGRDWHTLLEFCRLVGCLLIDEDGIYDRSC; translated from the coding sequence ATGAGCAAGATCGGCACTGAGCACCTTTCCCGTCAAGCATACGTATACGTCCGGCAGTCCACTTTGGACCAGGTTCGTCACAATCGCGAGAGCCAGTTGCGCCAGTACGGACTGGCCGATCGTGCTCGTGGGCTTGGCTGGCCAGATGTGACGGTCATTGATGATGATCTGGGCCGCTCTGGTTCCGGTACTCATCGCCCCGGCTTCGAGCGCCTGCTGGTGGCGCTGTGCAGTGGCGAAGTGGGTGCCGTATTCTGTATCGAAGCGTCCCGCCTCGCACGCAATGGGCGCGACTGGCACACGCTACTGGAATTCTGCCGTCTCGTAGGATGCCTGCTGATCGACGAGGACGGAATTTACGATCGGTCATGTTGA
- a CDS encoding transposase family protein → MSRRKPELETLDLATWPTLDWTGMDVEKRDRTRKLIDGIERYANGEPLRSIEKATGVNRRQLYRLLERARALHWDGRIYGFRALVAHARVTGYTRMLPVVSRSEGRGTVGALSLLFERYPKLAAWLVLQIRQRRVSLVQTPCNDGIRVSVRGLRALHERFLQECRTLGLTVTDYPFNTANRAIRSLSSRVKAELLRGFGTAAAAAGASHLKGLPRSDDAPAPASTRPYQVVEFDGHRLDIRLKVAVCDPLGFEHEFEIERVWLLVIIDVCTRVVLGYHVALSREYGRYDVIKTIENALQPRPLRNFTIPGLVCKPQDGFASQRMPELAYVSWEFIRLDNAKANLAAETLEALCEFVGCVVSAGPRHSPDERPYIERFLGTIATKLSSRLPGYTGSNPRDLRRALTDPKGNLRLYVSLDELDELIEFAIASYHGTAHGGLNGVTPLEAMEFFARGRGEMLTWLPQVRRRMLCLMQSARHCRVRGYLALGVRPHINLLGVRYTNAVLACSAQLIGQSLRVYINSDDLRCVRAFLADGCELGVLEAQGAWRVVPHNLTLRNEIMRLKGRRQSADASAGNPIEAYVQTKVAEAKKSRRAASDVARTLRLLATAPTMRTPTGPLQPEISTVSSSVTTPEAVETVADTSLAPPIRPRKLAIGTGHVF, encoded by the coding sequence ATGAGCCGGCGCAAGCCAGAATTGGAGACGCTCGATCTCGCCACGTGGCCGACGCTCGATTGGACCGGGATGGATGTCGAAAAACGGGATCGCACCCGGAAGCTCATTGACGGCATCGAGCGGTACGCGAATGGCGAGCCGTTACGCAGTATCGAGAAAGCGACCGGTGTCAACCGAAGGCAACTGTACCGGCTTCTCGAAAGGGCGCGCGCACTGCACTGGGATGGGCGTATCTACGGTTTCCGGGCGCTTGTTGCTCACGCCCGGGTCACCGGATACACGCGAATGCTTCCCGTGGTGTCGCGTAGCGAAGGAAGAGGGACGGTCGGTGCGCTTTCTCTGCTCTTCGAGCGTTATCCGAAGCTTGCAGCGTGGCTGGTCCTGCAGATCAGGCAGCGTCGCGTGAGTCTGGTCCAGACACCCTGTAATGACGGCATTCGAGTCAGCGTGCGAGGGCTCCGGGCGCTACACGAACGGTTCCTGCAGGAGTGCCGCACTCTGGGCCTGACGGTCACAGACTATCCGTTCAATACAGCCAACCGTGCCATCCGGTCGCTGTCCTCACGCGTAAAGGCCGAACTTCTGCGGGGCTTCGGCACCGCGGCCGCAGCAGCTGGCGCTTCGCATCTTAAGGGGCTGCCGCGCTCCGACGACGCGCCGGCGCCGGCGTCAACTCGCCCGTATCAGGTCGTCGAATTCGATGGTCACCGGCTTGATATTCGCCTGAAGGTGGCGGTTTGCGATCCGCTCGGTTTTGAACATGAATTCGAGATTGAACGCGTATGGCTGCTGGTGATCATCGACGTATGCACGCGGGTTGTACTCGGTTACCACGTGGCGCTGTCTCGCGAATATGGTCGCTACGACGTCATCAAGACGATTGAAAATGCGCTGCAGCCCCGTCCGTTGCGCAATTTCACTATACCGGGACTCGTATGCAAGCCTCAGGATGGCTTCGCATCCCAGCGGATGCCCGAACTCGCCTACGTCAGCTGGGAGTTCATCAGGCTGGACAACGCGAAAGCGAATCTCGCAGCCGAGACACTGGAGGCTCTTTGCGAGTTTGTGGGATGCGTTGTCAGTGCTGGACCGAGGCACAGTCCTGACGAGCGACCATACATTGAGCGCTTCCTCGGTACGATCGCCACGAAGCTCTCATCGCGCCTGCCAGGCTACACCGGTTCAAACCCTCGCGACCTGCGCAGGGCGCTGACCGACCCCAAAGGCAACCTTCGCCTCTATGTGTCACTGGACGAACTGGATGAGTTGATTGAATTCGCGATCGCAAGCTATCACGGTACGGCGCACGGCGGGCTGAACGGAGTGACACCGCTCGAGGCGATGGAGTTTTTCGCTCGCGGAAGAGGAGAGATGTTGACGTGGCTGCCACAAGTGCGCCGACGTATGCTATGCCTCATGCAGTCCGCGCGACATTGCCGGGTGCGTGGCTATCTCGCGCTTGGAGTTCGTCCCCACATCAACCTGCTCGGCGTGCGATATACGAACGCGGTCCTCGCTTGCAGTGCCCAGCTCATCGGTCAATCCTTGCGGGTGTACATCAACTCAGACGACCTACGCTGCGTCCGTGCCTTTCTGGCAGACGGGTGCGAACTTGGTGTCCTCGAGGCGCAAGGTGCGTGGAGGGTCGTGCCGCACAACCTGACGTTGCGCAACGAAATCATGAGGTTGAAGGGTAGAAGGCAATCCGCGGATGCGTCGGCCGGGAATCCGATAGAAGCCTATGTGCAAACGAAGGTTGCCGAAGCGAAGAAATCCCGGAGAGCCGCCTCCGATGTAGCGCGGACCCTCCGTCTGCTTGCCACCGCACCTACTATGCGCACACCGACTGGACCACTGCAGCCGGAAATCTCAACAGTGTCTTCATCTGTGACAACCCCGGAGGCAGTTGAAACAGTTGCCGATACGTCGCTCGCACCGCCCATACGTCCCCGAAAGCTGGCCATTGGAACGGGCCACGTCTTTTGA